Proteins encoded by one window of Kribbella italica:
- a CDS encoding phosphotransferase, producing MTTPATVLGRRRLSRLRSHTDREQVGQKMGCSSATQTPVASARTSSNRAGGYDSGLPKRHPERSGMRHPLTVERQKAVLDGLTSICGRRPVIVDAQQVGHDWAPVTRLVFDRDLSGLGTDPAEGPARTVIVKTRRVDGEGHGGPAYLRREAAGLRTAVLSDVAARLILTNDQAGVVVQSDLGTWPTLETVLLGNDPERAATAMVNFAQTIGRLHATTLDRRIEHDLALAEFGSADVTTGEGAGTGGTRRWHVVEQACAELGFPDARTARDDIAFVRSQLDAPGQYAALVHNDLNPTNALVTDRGIRLVDFEGSGFGHIGFDASFLHYPFPHHSANWSVLPEPITQAADRAYRNTLATSLAADDLHGYDKMLAVGAAAALASRVTRLPVIARTDQTPHDSWRRRAQLVQQIGVLNRLTDRAGTLPDLARWFCELADAMTERWTDATKPPPRLFPAFADHD from the coding sequence GTGACGACGCCGGCGACCGTGCTTGGCCGGCGCCGACTTTCTCGGCTACGCAGCCATACAGACCGCGAACAAGTAGGCCAGAAGATGGGCTGCAGCTCCGCGACTCAAACACCCGTTGCCAGCGCGAGGACCAGCTCGAACCGGGCCGGAGGCTACGATTCGGGGCTGCCAAAAAGACATCCCGAGAGGTCCGGTATGCGCCACCCGTTGACGGTCGAGCGACAAAAGGCCGTACTGGACGGACTCACCTCCATTTGTGGGCGGCGACCCGTCATCGTCGACGCTCAGCAGGTCGGTCACGACTGGGCACCGGTCACTCGGCTGGTGTTCGACCGTGACCTGTCCGGCCTGGGCACCGATCCGGCTGAAGGCCCAGCACGAACGGTCATCGTCAAAACCAGACGAGTGGACGGCGAAGGGCACGGCGGGCCGGCCTATCTGCGGCGAGAGGCCGCCGGGCTGCGCACCGCAGTCCTCAGCGACGTGGCTGCGCGTCTGATCCTGACCAACGACCAAGCCGGCGTCGTCGTCCAGTCAGACCTCGGGACGTGGCCAACCCTGGAGACGGTGCTGCTCGGCAACGACCCCGAGCGGGCAGCCACCGCGATGGTGAACTTCGCGCAAACCATAGGGCGACTCCATGCCACCACGCTGGACCGTCGCATCGAGCACGACCTGGCGCTGGCAGAGTTCGGCTCCGCCGACGTCACCACCGGCGAGGGCGCTGGAACAGGAGGCACCCGCCGATGGCACGTCGTCGAACAGGCCTGCGCAGAGCTGGGATTCCCAGACGCCCGCACCGCGCGGGACGACATCGCCTTCGTCCGCTCACAACTGGACGCACCAGGCCAGTACGCCGCGCTGGTGCACAACGACCTCAACCCGACCAACGCCCTGGTCACTGACCGAGGTATCCGGTTGGTCGACTTCGAAGGCTCTGGTTTCGGGCACATCGGTTTCGACGCCTCGTTCCTGCACTATCCCTTCCCACACCACAGCGCGAACTGGTCCGTGCTACCAGAACCGATCACCCAAGCCGCAGACCGCGCCTACCGCAACACGCTCGCAACCTCCCTCGCTGCGGACGACCTGCACGGGTACGACAAGATGCTCGCAGTTGGTGCGGCAGCAGCACTCGCCAGCAGAGTGACCCGCCTTCCGGTGATCGCCCGAACCGACCAGACTCCCCACGACAGTTGGCGCCGTCGCGCACAGCTTGTCCAGCAGATCGGGGTGTTGAATCGGCTGACCGATCGTGCTGGCACCCTGCCGGACTTGGCGCGTTGGTTCTGCGAACTAGCCGATGCCATGACAGAGCGCTGGACCGACGCCACCAAGCCCCCGCCGAGACTGTTTCCCGCCTTCGCGGACCACGACTAG